From a single Tachypleus tridentatus isolate NWPU-2018 chromosome 6, ASM421037v1, whole genome shotgun sequence genomic region:
- the LOC143254527 gene encoding solute carrier family 22 member 6-B-like → MGVAGIQNAGVCLLMETISPEYRAWVSVSFSFGRIIGLIILPGLAWIIRDWQYFEAITACSWLPMLIAWWFLPESPRWLLTRKRYTDAENTIRKFLSVNKLSVLNLNHTMKILETKIELEKKTKLTLTSLDLFRTPRLRRITIEIMFVFFVSSFLYYALTFDSARLGGSMYINFLISAAVEIPVCVAAPLLIKFVKRKPPFVVCFVVTSIACVLVIAVPEDMVATKISLTMIGKMFISITYGIMFLYGGEVFPTVIRTVGVGTSIMCSRIGGAIAPFVRELSKSTHVAVPSVIYGVLSIIAAIMVFLLPETFNRQLPDTILEIENPEKLTKYETKGPVEETELPEPVTA, encoded by the exons ATGGGGGTGGCTGGCATACAGAATGCAGGTGTTTGTCTTT TAATGGAAACGATTAGCCCAGAGTATAGAGCTTGGGTATCAGTTTCATTTTCGTTCGGTAGGATTATAGGATTAATCATTCTTCCCGGACTAGCTTGGATAATCAGAGACTGGCAGTATTTTGAAGCTATAACTGCATGCAGCTGGTTACCGATGTTGATCGCCTGGTG gttCCTGCCAGAATCTCCAAGATGGCTTCTTACCAGAAAGCGGTATACAGATGCAGAGAATACCATCAGGAAGTTTCTTAGTGTCAATAAACTAAGTGTTTTAAACCTAAATCACACGATGAAGATATTGGAAACAAAGATTGAATtg gaaaagaaaacaaaattaacgtTAACTTCACTGGACTTGTTCAGGACTCCACGGCTGCGACgtataacaatagaaataatgtttgtttt TTTTGTTTCATCATTTCTGTACTACGCATTGACCTTTGACTCGGCTAGACTAGGAGGCAGTATGTACATCAACTTCTTAATCTCAGCTGCCGTGGAAATCCCTGTTTGTGTAGCGGCCCCATTACTAATAAAGTTCGTGAAACGAAAACCACCATTCGTAGTATGTTTTGTGGTTACTAGTATTGCCTGTGTTCTGGTGATTGCTGTTCCGGAAG atATGGTGGCAACAAAGATTTCACTAACTATGATAGGAAAGATGTTCATATCCATTACTTATGGTATCATGTTTCTCTATGGAGGAGAAGTGTTCCCCACTGTTATTCGTACTGTGGGAGTTGGCACTTCTATCATGTGTTCAAGGATAGGAGGGGCAATCGCTCCTTTTGTCCGTGAATTG AGTAAATCCACGCACGTCGCTGTACCTTCAGTAATCTATGGTGTTCTGTCAATAATAGCAGCCATTATGGTCTTCCTTTTACCAGAAACATTTAACAGACAACTTCCTGACACAATACTGGAGATAGAGAACCCAGAGAA ACTGACCAAATATGAGACAAAAGGTCCAGTTGAAGAGACTGAGCTTCCAGAACCAGTAACAGCATGA